The bacterium nucleotide sequence TCAGGAACCCGGCTGCGCGGTGCGGGCCGCCGTTTCAGCAGGGACGCTGAGCCAAGAACGCTACAACAATTATTTAAAGCTGAAGAAAGAGTCGGATTACTACGAGATGTCGTATCTGGAGAAACGCCGGAAAGACAGGGAGTTCGGCCGCTTCATCAACAAGGCCCTCAAGCAGATGAAGAAGTGAAGGGCTCTATGCACAAAGGCAACGCTCAGGCTGCGGTAGTATGGATCCTGCCCGGAGATCCTGGCACCTGGTGCGCAACCGGTCACGAACCGGGCTGATTGGAGGAGAGGTGATCCATGCGGACAGGGAAAACCATCCTTCTGCTCTCGAGGGTCCTACTTTTTCTGCTGGCCCTGAATCCGGGCTGCAGGGAAGAAAAAAATCCTGCAGCGCCGCCATCCGGTTTCGATTTTGACCGGAATCCCATCCCCCGGTTCGTCCGCCATAATTTTATCGATGCGGGGAGGATGGCACGGATCTCCAGATTCCGCTCCGCCGCCGGCGTGGACTATTCGGATGATCTCGAGCACTGCCGCAGTATGCTGCACTATTTCGAGCCCCGTCCCGATCTGGAGTGGTCGAGCCTCACTGTCTCTTCGCCGGTTAATGGCAAGATCGTCCGATTGGTCCAGAACCAGCCTGCCCTGGAGATGGTCATCCAGGCGCAGGAGTACCCCGATTTCGAGTTCCACCTGTTCAATTTCGCTCCCCTCGAATCGCTGGGCGCCGGCCAGACCGTGCAGGCCGGGCAACCTGTCGGCGACTATGTGGACCGCCTGATCCCCTCAGCCATCGCTGTGAGTGTCAACTCCACCCAGGGCCGGCGGCTGATCTCATGGTTCGAGGTGATCACGGATTCCTTGTGGCGCACCTATGGAGAATGCGGCATCTCCACAACAGATGAATTCATCATTCGCAGGCAAGCGCGCGATGCCGATCCCCTGACTTGCAAGGATGGTATTTTCACGGCCGGCGGCCACCTCGATAACTGGGTCACGATGAATTGCCACTGGGACGTCGATACCTGGGGCTACCCGCGATTTGTCGATGTCCATTATATCGATTTTGACCGGGTCTACAAGATATCAAAATTCCGCTCTGCGGTCGGACATGACTATTCCGATGAGTATGAGCACTGCCGCAGCATGAAGCACTATTTCTGGTTGAACGGCAATTCGGGTTGGGAGAACGCGCGAATTTACGCGCCGGTCAACGGCACGGTGGTCTGGCGCTTCGAGGAATTCCTCGGTACGCAACTCTGGATCCAATCGGACCGCTATCCGGATTTTCAGTTCGGCATTTTTCATGTCATCCTGGCGGATTCGACTTTACGGGAGGGACGGAAAGTGGCCGCCGGCGAACTCCTTGGCACCCACTACGGCACGCGGACTTACTCCGACATCGCGGTTGCCGTTATCACACCGTATCATCGCAAGCTCATCTCCTATTTTGAGGTGATGAGCGATGCACTATTTCAGCGTTACCAGGCGCGCGGACTGATCCGCCGCAGCGATGTGATCATCAGCCGGGAGGAGCGCGACGCCGCGCCCCTCGTCTGTTCTGGCGAGAGCTTTACAGCCGGCATGGGCGTGCTCGAGGACTGGGTCACACTGCGACAGAAAAACTGATGCGGTTCCTCGCTGGCGTGTCAGGTATCAGTGGGCCCTGGTTTTGCATCTATCTGATCGTTAAGAATCTGGCGCCGGCCGCCGCTTCGGCGAAGACCGCGGACGCAGGATGACTTTTATCCTCCGTAACATCCTGGGCATTCCGGTCTGGACCATCGGATTGGTTTTGGCTGGACACGAGCGTTCACCGCTGATTTTTTCACCCTCGCTTGTGGCAGAAACGATCGGGTGGTGCCTGAACCTCCTCGGCGGTCTGATTGTCCTCCTCGCTCTGAACGCACTGCAGCACCGTGCCGCCATGCCCTCCATGCAAGATCAGCTTATCCAGCATGGTCTCTATGCCAGACTGCGTCATCCCATTCATGGCGGCCTCCTGCTGATGCTCGCGGCCTTTATTCTCCTCAGGCCCACCCGGACGCTTGCGCTGGCTGTGGCTCTCGCAGTGGTCTGGATCGCGATGCAGTCCTGGCTGGAAGAGCGCGATCTGATCCAAAGAATGCCGGCCTACCGGGACTATATGAAACGGGTCCCCCGTTTCCTGCCGCGATGGTACCGGCCGCTGGAGTGATGGATGCCGGCGCTATCGCAGCTTTATGGTAATGCCCCGCGAAGCTGGAGGAATGCTATGCATCCGATATCTTTCAATCGATATACCCGTGGTTTTGTCCTGGTTTGCCAACTGGCCGGAATCAGCCTTGCCCCAGTGCCGGCCACCGCGGAAACCAAGAGTTTGCGCTATTGGATCAGTGGTGGATTGGGGATTTGCTCACTCGGAGATATGGCGGGGAATCTCCATGCTGGACTGCAAAACGGTGCGATCCTTCTGTCAATGCGGACGACCGTCAATTCGGCGGGGCTGTTTGACGATGAGTTTTATGATACGGCCCTATTGCTCGGTCCCTCGGTGAGGCACTCCCGCTGGCAGGCTTCCATCGCTGCCGGTGTCGCACGGGTGACCGGATCACGCGGGAGTGGTCTGAACATCTTTGCATCGGGGAGTGCAAGAAAAGCGATCAGCCCTCGGGCTGGTCTGCCTCTGGAGGTCCAGCTCTTTTATCACCTCAACAGCAGCTTGGCTGCGGGACTTTACGGATGGGCGAACCTCAACAAGGTGCAGAATTGGGGTGGCATCGCCTTGAATTTGAAATTGGGAAGGTTGAGATAAAACCATAGGCCACCTGCACGTTAATAGAGGGGAACACCGAAAAGCTGGAAAAATCCTTGGCCGGATCGCTGCTGCCTTCCAGGTGCGGCCGGAGATTGTATCCTTTACCAAGTGATAGCGGGGAGAAGATCATCCGCTTTGTGGATGATGCAAGAGAATACGGTCAGCGAATCTGAACCAAGAAAACCGCAATGAATACTGTGAGGCTTTTCCATGTATGGACTTTTGAAAACACTCCATCTCCGTGCGTTCTGGCATTCGATCGGCCGGGAGGCCCGCCTGCGCGGCAAGGACATGCTCCTCGGACCCGCGCTCAACATTCAGCGCCTTCCGGCCGGCTGCCCATGACCTGGCCGCTGCGCCTGGAGGATTCGCCCGCCTTCGCGCTCGGCACCTATCCGCAAAAGGCGCCGAAGGGAACCGGCTTTGGACACCCGGTGCCGGGGCCGGACGCTCCATATGCGGAGGAATCCCTGGTGGGCTATCGCTGTTACGATATTAAAAATGTTCCGGTGATGTATCCCTTCAGCCGCTTCACTGCCGTGAAGGGAACGGGATCCTGCCGGAGTGACGACGCAGCAGACTTTTCAAACAACACCCGGGCTTTTAGTGCCCATGGAAGAAAGGATTATTATGCGATCTGTGATCTATACCGGAGTGGCTCTATGGATGGCGCTGGGTCCGGCCCTTTTCGCCGCAGAGCCGGCTGAGCTTGGGCCCTACACTTTTCTGCTCGGGGAGTGGGTGGCATGCGATTCCGCGCACGCCGGAGCCGGTACTGCAACCTTCACACGCGGACTCCAAGACCGGGTGATCATCCGGACCAGCTATGCGATCACCCCGGCTGGCGATGGCAAGCCGGCTTCACGTCACGACGACCTGATGATCCTCTTTACCGGACCCGAGGGCGTCAAGGCCGATTATTATGACAACGAAGGACATGTCATCCGGTACGTCGTGCATTCCCCGTCGGCGGGCGAGGCCGTCTTTCTGAGCGAGTCCAGCGCTTCAGGGCCGAGGTTCCGGCTCAGCTACAAGCTGGAGGCGACTGGGAAATTGAGCGGCGAGTTTGCGATGGCCTTTCCCGGCGCCCCGGATGAATTCAAGCCCTACCTGCGATGGGAGACCTGCAGGGCGGAGGGGAAGAGCCAATAGGGAAGGACACAGCAGCCGCTCGAAGGGCTACGCTGCTGACCCGGGACCGAACAGCTCGGCTGTTTTGCGCTGGCGGAAATCAAAGATCCAGGCCAGCTTGCGGTTGATCCAGAGCCGCGCCAGCAGATCGCCGATGAGGCCAAACCCCACCACATAGGTGACATGATCGACCAGTAGGATCTCCTCCCCCTTCGGGATGAAGCGGTGCTCATGATGCCAAAGCTTGTAGGGGCCGGTGCGCTGTTCGTCGACAAAGTAGTGCGGTTCCTCCACATGCGCGATCTCGGTCAGCCACTTCGACCATATCCCCTTGATAAAGCTGATGCGGTATTCGATCATTTGTCCGGGGTACATGTGGGCGGCCGGTTGGCCGATGATGCGGAAGGCCAGATCGGGCGGCGTGAGGGCATCCAGGTTACGGGGATCGGAGAAGAAAGCCCAAACCTCCTCCAGAGTGGCGCGGACTGTCTGTTCGCGGTGAAGATGATGAACCATGAGAGATCTCCCGGGATGAGGTACTTTTTTGCCAGAATAACCGCGGCAGTGGCCGTTTTATTTCAGCCTGCGCCGGAGATCAAGCCTAGGCGTCCTAAGATCGCTGCGCCTCTGGTGCGGCTGCCCTGGTACCGGAGGGTGGGTCAATTTTTCGCCCTCCTTCCGGGCTCTGCTTGAAAGGGGCAAGGGGATGACCTTCCTGCATCATAGCCGGCTTTCGTACCAACACTGGGATGAATTTGCCAGGATCGTCTCCCTCATGTTCGGGCATGGTCCGGAGGCGCATGGCAATGTGCGTTTCCGGAGACTGGTCGGCAATGCCGTCCGTTGGGCGGGAGGATTTGCAGAATAACCGAGTGCGCGCCGACAAAACGTTGGCATGCGCGCTGCAGCCTCTGGCGCTGGAAGAATTATAGTAAATGAGAACCGGCTTATCCCGCGATACGATGGAACGCTCGCCTATTCTGCCGATGCACTATCCGGTTTGAATGTCCATACCTGACCCTCCGCAGTGGTTCGCCCATGGAAAGATTCTCCGGTCGGCAGGTCTCCTTCCCGGTATTTGAGGTTTTTGATTAGCCTGCCACTTGCGCGAAATTCTCTCGTATATAGGGGTGGGTCGAGGTGGTGCCACGGGCGAAAAATGGCATCTGGGCTGCATGATCCAGGAGGCTGTATGACATGCGGGGAGTTATTTTTTATACGGCCGGAAGTGGACCAGTAATCCGCGCATTCCGCCATTTCAATCACCAGAGCACCGGCTGCCATTTCGTGGAACGTCAAGATCGATGCATGGGACGG carries:
- a CDS encoding methyltransferase; amino-acid sequence: MTFILRNILGIPVWTIGLVLAGHERSPLIFSPSLVAETIGWCLNLLGGLIVLLALNALQHRAAMPSMQDQLIQHGLYARLRHPIHGGLLLMLAAFILLRPTRTLALAVALAVVWIAMQSWLEERDLIQRMPAYRDYMKRVPRFLPRWYRPLE
- a CDS encoding SRPBCC family protein; this encodes MVHHLHREQTVRATLEEVWAFFSDPRNLDALTPPDLAFRIIGQPAAHMYPGQMIEYRISFIKGIWSKWLTEIAHVEEPHYFVDEQRTGPYKLWHHEHRFIPKGEEILLVDHVTYVVGFGLIGDLLARLWINRKLAWIFDFRQRKTAELFGPGSAA